The Synechococcus sp. RS9916 DNA segment CCTGCAGGACTGGCCTCGCCCAGCGCAGCAGTCAGGTCTGGCGGATGTGTTGCCATGACCACGGTCGCTTTGCTGGGGACCAGCGCCGACCCTCCCACCTGCGGTCATCAGGCCCTGCTAGAGCAATTGCTGGACCACCACGACCGGGTCGTGACCTGGGCCAGTGACAACCCTGGCAAACGGCATGCGTTGCCCTTGGCGCAACGCTGCAGCCTGCTGAAGACCCTGGTGCAGGCCATCGACAATCCCCGCTTGAGCCAGGTGCAGGAGTTGAGCAGTCCCTGGGCGATCACGACCCTGAGGCGCGCTGAAGCACTGTGGCCCGATCACCACCTGAGCTTTGTGGTGGGCAGCGACTTGGCCGATCAGATTCTGCGCTGGAAAGATGCCGACCAACTCGTGAGGCACTGCCGCATCACCATCGTGCCCAGGGAAGGGTGGCCCATAGCCGATGACGCCATCCACC contains these protein-coding regions:
- a CDS encoding nicotinate-nucleotide adenylyltransferase, with the protein product MTTVALLGTSADPPTCGHQALLEQLLDHHDRVVTWASDNPGKRHALPLAQRCSLLKTLVQAIDNPRLSQVQELSSPWAITTLRRAEALWPDHHLSFVVGSDLADQILRWKDADQLVRHCRITIVPREGWPIADDAIHQLQSKGAEVELLPLKIPGTASSNARRNHDASQIPAVLRPLLQKQGFYGFSATSDPAAR